The following are from one region of the Ketobacter sp. MCCC 1A13808 genome:
- a CDS encoding efflux RND transporter permease subunit, with amino-acid sequence MLLDRINHAIVRHPLLVILACLLCVAALASALPRTQITTDFEEFFPDQDENLVAYHGLQSTYTNVDNVFIAVAPKSGNVFSAETLSILQDITEQAWQLPYSQRVDSITNFQHTIAEDDDLLVEDLVTAPAPNSPEKLAGIRQIAVNEPQLVNRLISPDAKMAGINVIVNFHQEADKGAAIKLVVKSTREFVKSLKTKYPQADFYLVGKVMSNNAFKEATLYDMKNLVPLALLVALVCIAGFMFVASGSILTSLSGTFATLVIIVTSVLAAMGAMVFIGISVSPPVANAPTMILTLAIADCMHLLATYFQNRQAGQDKQAAMENSLRLNYQPVMLTSLTTIIGFLSLNFSASPPFRDLGNVVAVGVFAAWIFSVVLLPALVMVLPFDIKPGKQKSGGNNDWLANFVIERRLPIFIITAAAVLFSTSFIFNNRLNDVWAEYFDTRTEIRQHADYVRYHLTTNNTISYSLDSQEEGGISNPAFLQTVEQFSDWLSAQPEVLHVTTYTDIMKRLNKTMHNDDPAWYKIPDQRELAAQYLLLYEFSLPFGLDLNNLLNSSKSSTRITATVRDSSTDSILSLQRRSQDWMKEHAPKSLYHPGTSSDIMFAHMGYSNIRSMLEGAFIALLIISVVLGFALRSLKFGLISLVPNLIPAAVGFGIWGLTVGQIGLGLSAVAGMTLGIVVDYTVHFISKYLRAKREQNLSEPDAIRYAFRTVGTALFVTTIILTANFGVLAFSDFRLSADMGLLTAITIVVALIIDFFFLPPLLMFLAGKKPTTVTQTLTETGSSAPESL; translated from the coding sequence ATGCTATTGGATAGAATTAATCACGCCATCGTGCGCCATCCATTACTGGTGATTCTGGCCTGCCTATTATGCGTCGCGGCCTTGGCATCCGCATTACCCCGCACACAAATCACCACCGATTTCGAAGAATTCTTTCCGGATCAGGATGAAAACCTGGTGGCCTACCATGGGCTGCAAAGTACCTACACCAATGTTGATAATGTCTTTATCGCTGTTGCTCCCAAAAGCGGCAACGTTTTCAGCGCCGAAACGCTCTCGATCCTGCAGGATATTACGGAACAAGCATGGCAACTACCCTATTCCCAACGGGTCGACTCCATCACTAATTTTCAACACACTATCGCAGAAGATGACGACCTGCTGGTGGAGGACCTGGTAACAGCCCCAGCACCCAACAGCCCGGAAAAACTCGCAGGCATCCGCCAAATTGCCGTCAATGAACCCCAACTGGTCAATCGCTTGATATCACCGGACGCAAAAATGGCCGGTATAAATGTCATCGTCAATTTTCATCAGGAAGCGGATAAAGGTGCCGCCATTAAGCTCGTCGTCAAGTCTACCCGGGAATTCGTCAAATCCCTTAAGACAAAATACCCCCAGGCGGACTTTTATTTGGTGGGAAAAGTGATGAGCAACAACGCCTTTAAAGAAGCCACGTTGTATGACATGAAAAATCTTGTGCCGCTGGCCTTACTGGTCGCGCTCGTCTGCATCGCCGGTTTTATGTTTGTTGCCAGTGGTAGCATTCTCACCAGTCTTAGTGGCACCTTCGCCACCTTGGTTATCATTGTGACTTCAGTACTGGCGGCTATGGGGGCAATGGTATTCATTGGGATATCGGTATCCCCTCCCGTCGCCAATGCGCCAACCATGATTCTGACTCTGGCGATTGCAGACTGTATGCACCTGTTAGCCACTTACTTTCAAAACCGACAGGCCGGACAAGATAAGCAAGCGGCTATGGAAAATAGCCTGCGTCTGAATTACCAACCAGTGATGCTCACCAGTCTAACCACTATTATCGGATTTTTGTCACTTAACTTCAGTGCGTCCCCGCCGTTCCGGGATCTCGGCAACGTCGTCGCTGTGGGTGTATTTGCGGCCTGGATATTTTCGGTCGTATTGTTGCCCGCCCTGGTGATGGTACTTCCCTTTGATATCAAACCCGGCAAACAAAAATCAGGGGGAAATAACGACTGGCTGGCTAACTTCGTAATTGAGCGCCGTCTGCCTATTTTTATTATCACCGCCGCAGCTGTCCTCTTTTCCACATCGTTTATTTTCAACAACCGTCTTAACGATGTATGGGCAGAATACTTCGATACCCGCACCGAAATCCGTCAACATGCCGATTATGTCCGCTATCATCTGACCACCAATAACACCATCTCCTATTCGCTGGATTCTCAGGAGGAAGGCGGCATCAGTAATCCCGCATTCCTGCAAACCGTCGAACAGTTTTCTGATTGGCTATCCGCACAACCAGAAGTGCTTCACGTCACTACCTATACCGACATTATGAAGCGTCTCAACAAAACCATGCACAACGACGACCCTGCCTGGTATAAAATTCCAGATCAACGTGAGCTTGCAGCACAGTATCTGCTGCTATACGAGTTTTCACTGCCTTTCGGGCTGGATCTCAATAATTTGCTGAACAGCAGCAAATCCTCCACCCGCATAACAGCAACTGTGAGGGACAGTTCCACCGACAGTATTCTGTCTTTGCAACGCCGCTCTCAAGATTGGATGAAAGAGCATGCCCCCAAGTCGCTTTACCACCCCGGAACCAGCTCCGATATCATGTTTGCCCACATGGGCTACAGCAACATCCGCAGCATGCTAGAAGGCGCATTCATTGCATTGCTTATTATTTCCGTCGTGCTGGGTTTCGCACTGCGCTCACTCAAATTCGGCTTAATCAGTCTGGTGCCCAATTTGATTCCGGCAGCAGTCGGGTTCGGCATCTGGGGATTGACCGTGGGACAAATCGGGCTGGGCTTGTCCGCCGTTGCCGGTATGACTCTGGGAATCGTAGTGGATTACACCGTGCACTTTATTAGTAAATATTTGCGTGCCAAGCGTGAGCAGAATCTGAGTGAGCCGGACGCCATCCGTTATGCTTTCCGCACCGTGGGCACTGCGTTATTTGTGACAACCATAATTCTTACCGCAAATTTCGGCGTGCTAGCGTTTTCCGATTTCCGGCTCAGCGCGGACATGGGATTACTCACGGCAATCACCATCGTCGTGGCGCTGATTATCGATTTTTTCTTTTTGCCTCCTCTGCTGATGTTTCTGGCAGGGAAGAAACCGACAACTGTGACACAAACGCTGACAGAGACGGGTTCCAGTGCGCCAGAATCATTGTGA
- a CDS encoding DUF2914 domain-containing protein, translated as MDKPQFDHYRHNAPEYTEQILWHRIVATIAVAVVIVALSAWGAYHLLKSSDDGNTPLAPLTASGDTPESGDSIQLASAAEPQNQPVTKNPVAAAEPTPEQPDTPVAVPTPMATPAADKESVAALSGSIDTAKAAAPEFSVNTEILSKDITRAVLANVIVDLEPKETLENTAQLTDPFLKLYFYTDLDGRKDDRIMYTWMLNGKEVARIRVPVGSDRWRSHSSKNINKDMRGEWKVVVTDKQGDTLASSEFVIPDAVPTNP; from the coding sequence ATGGATAAGCCTCAATTTGATCATTATCGACACAACGCCCCGGAATACACCGAACAAATTCTGTGGCACCGGATTGTCGCAACCATTGCTGTCGCGGTTGTGATTGTGGCACTTTCAGCATGGGGCGCCTACCACTTGCTGAAATCGTCAGATGATGGCAACACCCCGCTCGCGCCCCTTACGGCATCCGGAGATACACCCGAGTCAGGTGACTCGATCCAGCTCGCCTCCGCTGCGGAACCACAGAACCAGCCTGTAACAAAAAACCCGGTAGCGGCGGCTGAACCAACGCCGGAACAGCCGGACACTCCAGTTGCAGTCCCGACACCCATGGCCACGCCAGCAGCCGACAAAGAATCCGTTGCTGCCCTCTCCGGCAGCATTGACACCGCCAAAGCCGCGGCCCCGGAGTTCTCGGTTAACACGGAAATCCTGAGCAAAGATATTACCCGGGCAGTACTGGCTAACGTCATCGTCGATCTGGAACCCAAGGAAACCCTGGAAAACACAGCACAGCTAACCGACCCCTTTCTGAAATTGTACTTTTATACTGATCTGGATGGCCGCAAAGACGACCGGATTATGTATACCTGGATGCTGAATGGAAAAGAAGTGGCGAGGATACGGGTCCCGGTGGGCAGCGATCGTTGGCGCAGTCATTCCAGCAAAAACATTAATAAAGATATGCGCGGAGAATGGAAAGTGGTGGTGACTGATAAGCAGGGTGATACTTTGGCCAGCTCCGAATTTGTCATACCGGACGCAGTGCCTACGAACCCCTAA